In Ciconia boyciana chromosome 5, ASM3463844v1, whole genome shotgun sequence, the DNA window GAACTTTCTAAGATTAGCCTACTAGATTTGCTTGCAAATGAAAACCATTGTAACTTCTCCATAGAAGATAGCACAGTGGTGTTCCTTTGGTTAAAAACCATTGAGCAACTATGACTGATaggatcagaaaaaaaagcaacagtgatTTGTATTTCCCAGGCAGGGAAGCTATAGGCTGAGAGAAATTACAATCAATGTATACATTTTCCACTGTTTGTCTTTGCAATGGAAAGAAAGCATATCTCCAGCATATatcttttgtttgtctttattTAATAACCATTTTCTTATAAACAGGTGAGATGTAAGAGACATTTTAACAAGAATAAGATAAAACTAGTCAAGTTTCAAAATGGGTTTTCAAAAATTAAGGCAGTATTTAGGAATAAAAGAATTTTGCTCCTGCATCTGTAGCCTCTTGCTATGATGTCGAAATGCTCCTGCCAGATGTAGGTGACAATTCACCCTTACCTTAGGCTACCGGATGGCTTGGGGAAGTGGCCTGCCCTGCAGCCGTCATGCTGGATGTGCAGGAGATTGTTCAGGCTCTGGTGCTTTTCACACTCATTATTGTGTGTTACAGAAATCCAATCTCCTACGCAGCACTCAATGTAATCAATTAATAACAGCAGTTATTGCAAGGAGTGTCTTCATGCTCTTTTTACTCTCATTTCCTGCCTGAGTTGGAAAATAGTAATTTCTACAAAGATAGCACTGGGCAACTTGAagctttaagaaatatttttgatgttattttttttaagtggccTACTTACATATTTCATAGGGAAATaaagagttttgttttaaaaaagtaatgGCTTCATAAGAGAACTTCATCCACAGAATGGAAAGTATAGCATAAGTCCTGTAAATACAGAGCCTTGGTAGCGGTTTTGCAATTTTCTGACTCCAGCACCCCAAAAGATTCCCCCTTGAAGTAAGCAGGATAAGTGGATTATCCATACAGATCCAGTGCCAGAATTAGGCTTTCATTGCACTGCTAGTGAATTCAGATGAAAGGCTTTTGCACAGACAAGATTCTCTTTTCACAGGACAGGTAAGATAAATCCTAAATCTGCTAAAAGGTGACAGGTTTAATAGCCTGAGAACATGGTGCTATTCCTACTACCCGggcaaaataaaacttaagtGCAGTAGAGCTCTATACAGCTCTGCCCATCACCATTTATGTTATTATCTAAAATACAGTTTGATTAAGTCTTTTATTATTGGAACTTTTGGGAAGTACTTGCATatctaaactatttttttcttgcagtgacTAAAAGTGAAGAAGTAGAAATATGTATGGTTAAACACTTGCGAGTGGATCGAGAGGAGAAATATGAAATAGTTGAAAAGTGGTTTTTGAAAGATCTGGAGATGATTGATGGAAAAGAAGCAGATACTGTAAGTGTTATGTATTATTAAAGACATCTATTAGAGTATACTTTTCTTGTGTTGCAATTTGGGATACAAGTatcaaaatgcaattaaaatgcattatctgaaaaagaaagttatgaaaaaacaaaataaatcaaacctcCAAGGAATTTTGGCTTTATTGCATGTGAGAGAGTCCATATCGCATTTGCActctgggggggggaggaggaaagagagattttcttgtttgttgtAATCTTCTTCATCTCTCCAGTTGAGATCTGAGGAACAAGCTGgatgttttctaattttttcatCATAACTAGGAATAAAAGTtctccacctgcagctcccactgTAAACTGGAGTCCCATAAATCCCATAGATTTTAAtgtgtatttgaaaacaaaatttcattaaatatttttatggagaATGTGACCCTGCCATTTGAATGTATGAACCTGTTCTCTGTGTGACAACGTCTTGCAAGTGCATTGTTTGGTTTACTAGCTCATGAAATTGTGCCTCTTTCACATAGCTTAATCTCACATTACTTGGAtcaattaaatatttgtgtatttgtgtgtgtaaatatgAAACAGCTTTGGCTAGGTCTGGCTGACTTGCTGCTAAAAAAGTCCTAATCTCTCAGATACAACTTCAGAAGGGTAAAATGTACAATGTAGTACAATACAGAACAACACCAAAAGTAGAATTAAATACTATTTTACAAAAGCTAGAAGAATATGCCCAGGAGAATATCTTACTGCAGGTAtgagaagacattttaatagTCATCCATGCATAATAAATGTAGTCCAggaaaaagtgactttttttccctttgaaagtGCTTTCAAATGAACATAAAATAGAATTCAGATTACATTATCCTAGTGAAAGAGAAATTGAGAGCCCACAAGAAAGGTTTCAGAGCCTTGCTCCAAGGAAAATGACAAACTGTGGTTGTTCTCCTTCTGTCCTGTGCACATCACCCTCCAGTCTAAAACTAGGAACCTGGGAGACAGAGGAGGTGAGCTCAGGTTCAGAGTAGCCCTGCACCCTGTGAGCTCTTTGCAGTTTAggccagaggggaaaaaaagccaaaattaaTACTACTTTACATCCCCTCTTCAAGTTATCGTGTTTCTGGAGATGTTCCTGTCCTTTCCCCAGCCAAGGCAGCCAGAAGATTTCCTTATCCCTTGCCTGCATGAATTTACTTTagcttttttctgaagtgctgtgcTAAAATATCCTTCAGAGATGATTCAGCCTTCCACAACTGGGATGATCAAAATCTGTCTCATTTTTGGTTAAAGAAAAGCCTAAATGAACCTCAAACTCATAATTATAGGGTGATTAACACTGCTATAAATATTCCTAATAGTTATTCATATCCACACAATTTAACAGAACGTAGTTGCTGCTAGGATTAATTGTGCCAAAGAGCCACAAAGCACAGAATTACAATTTAGGCAGGAAGGGCAATCAATATTCTTCTTCTGACAGGCATATATAGTTATCGTCCAAGGCAAGTGCTTTTCATATAGTGTGTTTTAGGCAACATGACAAATTGGATCATTTCAAAACAAGACTGTATAATCCCAATAAAGTGCAGCGTATCACTTGGGCAAACTCTGAAAGTTTTACTCAGGCAAAACTCCTAACGGCAAAGAATAGCAGCTAATTATAAACCGCTACTttgtaaagttttaaaagtaGTATGAATAGCAGAAATATGCGACCTCCTTTAGAGAccatcaaacagaaaaagcccTGAAGGTAGCTGGGCAGAGAACAACAGATTGCCATTCTAACATCTGTAATGCGTGTAATAATTTCgttctctctccatttttttaGGATAATCCATATTTTGATATGCACTTCCACAAAGTCTACAATCTGGAAGCATATAGTTGTGCGTCTAAATATACCTTTGCTCGAACGCTAAACAAACTGAATGAAATGTACCTTAAGAAGGACTTGAAGATTGTGAACTTTGATGAGACCTACCTAAATGATGATTCAATCTGGTCATCCAACAACAGGGATTGCTTAGTACTTATGAGGATATGCTTCTATGCTTCCAACCTTTTATGTCTCTCCCTGTGTCCTTTGTCCTAAAGATGCACTTTCTACCATTAAGGCGACTGGTTGACTTTCACTGACCAGCTTTTCTTAAATCATCTGATCAAAAAGATAGTAAGTGATATGCAGtatctgctttttaattttacatgtaaGTAAAAAATGGAACATACTTTTTACATAAACAGTCGACcattcatttatatatattagGAGGGCCTCACTCTGGCAAATACTTACAAATATATGAGACTTTCAAGACAGGACCAGTAATTCTCATGGTCAGTGGTGACTGCTTATGTAAGTAGAGGTCAGCATTTGCTCATATGTTCACGGAGGTATAAATTATCTTTCCTTAacagctggaaatatttttaaagcattaagaGCATTAACAGTTAATTTTTATATCCTGgaagtagaaaaaagaaagcaaccaaATGAGTTCTGTATGAGAATGAtgcacatttccattttaactcCATTAAAGAGATCACACCTACATCAACACAAGAATCAAACCCTTATCCTGATGAATCGGAGTTTTGCATTCACGTACCATGGCACCAACTTTTCACCTATGCagttataattatttttctctcagaaCATCTAGTACTCCCTTTGGCCTTTCCATTATTTGTGGTACTGtcttagaaacagaaaatgaacgTTCTTAAGCAgaattgctttatttattagacctttcagaacttttttcttttatatcatTAACGTCTTCTTTCTTGCACTTTATGTATATGAACAGGCCCCATTAGGGAACAGAAATTGTTTGTTTATGTCTCTTCTCTACCTCTGGACCAAGAGTTAACAAAAGACTATGTAAACAACAGTTGTTGGCTACAATTACGTTGTAGGCAAGTGGTAGACTTTTCAAAATTCATATAATTATGAGAATAATTTTCACCAGTTTCTAGCGATGTGTTAGCGTATTCAGTGCACTACTTAAATGCGTATTAGTACAGAGTTACATTTAACGTGGCGTTGAGTCTACTGAGTGGTTTGGAAGATCTCACCCGTAACAAAAAATAATGGCTGGACTTGTGACAGCATTATATTACAGTAGAAACAGAGGATGAATTAAAGCTGTATTGAGCAAGAGCTGAAGAGGAACGATGTTGACAATAAGAAACACAGTGATATTGCCCAGTGCCAGTCAGCTAAGCTAGTTGGCTGCTCGTCCCATAATCGATAAAGAAATGCCAACCAAAAAGGTCATTCAGAGAAGCTTCTGGTCAGAATGTCCCGCAGgagaaaatttgctttctcttctggcagccaagagggtACAGGGAGACTAGCTGTGGACTAAACCAGCTACATAACTAAAGCTGACTGATGTAAATAGCTCCTAGGAAATCACGAGCTGGTTAATGTCCTCTCTCAGTACCtgccatctgtaaaatgggataGTTGCGCAAGGGTACTGTGACTCGTACTTCACTGTTGTCTTTCACGTGAACTCCCacctttgaaaacatttgtgtAAATGTACTTTGGATTCAAAATTGAAGTAACATGAAATAAGTgagaatatatttgaaaaactgTATAAAATGTACAGCTTTctactttactttttaaatgttatcCTATTGCTTGTATATAGGAAAGGCCATCCCTTTGATTAGCTAATCTTCAGAAGCTATATATTTATTCTAGGCATATGTTGTAAATTACATTCATTCTAACCCAAATCTTAGTACTTATATATATCTTGACAGTTGTGAAGGCAGTTTACGTGGGTAACACAAATCTTCTGGAATTTGTAAGGACTTAAGTCTTACATTTGCCACCTAAATACTGTTAGAGAGAAGGACTGTATTTATAGTGACTGTTTATGAAATGCAGTTGTTCTTTGCAGAATGTCTCTGGGATAATCCAGTGCAAGTATGCGTGTCGTAACATTTGATCTATAGCTACAAGAAGTACTTCCCCAACACCCAGGTTCCACAAAACCATCTTCAGTAGCAAGTATAATTCAGACTACTGTTATCTATGATACATTGTCTCATTTGGACTGTGTATTAATTGTAGAGGTCACAATGTTTCTGTAATGTTTACAAATTCTTTGCTTAATAGGcacaaggaaatattttctgggTGGAAAAGCTCCCGTCATTCATCTTGtaattgtaataaaaacataGAACCTCTAATAATAAGCACTTCAAAgcattcttttgaaataaagtacAAGTATAGTGAATTCCTGACCAATAATTGTCTGTATTGTGTTAGAAACTGATAAGCTAAAAATTACTATAATGTTCAACCCTATTTAATGGACTTGCATCAGTAGTTTATATCTTTCTATTCTTGTGCTGTATAAACATTAAACTGACTTTATTAGAAGACAAATAAGTCTGCATTTTATGTGGAATAATATGCAATTAAAATCTGTTTGGCATTTCTTCTGTCTGATAACATAGTATTTCAGACATTCTTCACTAAGCAATCAGACtacacaaaaggaaaggagaaaaagggacaTTGTCcatgtaaattatttcagttattatcaaaaggaaaaatattttaaaagacctttGCAGACCTAATCTAGGGACTCCTGACATTTACACAGTTCTTTATAAGATGTCAAATACCAAGACACAGTGTAATTGCGAGACTGACCTGATCGCACTATGGAAAGTCTTCGTCCTGAGGTGCGGGAGACTATCACTTTGCGGTTAGTACAGCACAGCTGCACCACAGGAGATAGAGACTATGCTAAATTATAAATGGAAAAGACCTGACAGGCTAAATAGCCCATCCTTCAATTAATGCAGAATTGTTTCCTACATCACATTTCCTGACATTGGATATACAGAATCTAGTTTG includes these proteins:
- the EXOC1L gene encoding exocyst complex component 1-like, with the translated sequence MSSLVKEDLAKRLFGPRRQRLQEFIEVEGSGAERCYLCAAVTKSEEVEICMVKHLRVDREEKYEIVEKWFLKDLEMIDGKEADTDNPYFDMHFHKVYNLEAYSCASKYTFARTLNKLNEMYLKKDLKIVNFDETYLNDDSIWSSNNRDCLVLMRICFYASNLLCLSLCPLS